The following coding sequences lie in one Apium graveolens cultivar Ventura chromosome 3, ASM990537v1, whole genome shotgun sequence genomic window:
- the LOC141711728 gene encoding fructose-bisphosphate aldolase 5, cytosolic-like, with amino-acid sequence MSAFVGKYAEELIKNAKYIATPGKGILAADESTGTIGKRLSSINVENVESNRQALRELLFTAPNALTYLSGVILFEETLYQKTSDGKLFVDVLVENNVVPGIKVDKGTVDLAGTNGETTTQGFDSLGARCAQYYKAGARFAKWRAVLKIGVTEPSELSIQQNAQGLARYAIICQENGLVPIVEPEILTDGSHDIKKCAAATETVLAAVYKALNDQHVLLEGTLLKPNMVTPGSDSPKVAAEVIAEYTVTALRRTVPPAVPGIVFLSGGQSEEEATVNLDAMNKLEVLKPWTLSFSFGRALQASTLKTWGGKKENVEKAQAGFLERCKANSDATLGKYSGGSAGGVASESLYVKGYKY; translated from the exons ATGTCTGCCTTCGTGGGAAAGTATGCTG AGGAGCTAATCAAGAATGCCAAGTACATTGCCACCCCCGGGAAGGGTATCTTGGCAGCAGATGAGAGCACTGGCACCATTGGCAAACGTCTGTCCAGCATCAACGTTGAAAACGTCGAGTCCAACCGTCAAGCTCTACGCGAGCTACTCTTCACTGCTCCCAACGCCCTTACCTATCTCTCCGGTGTCATTCTCTTTGAAGAAACCCTTTACCAGAAAACTTCTGATGGAAAGCTTTTTGTTGATGTTCTTGTCGAAAACAATGTTGTTCCAGGCATCAAGGTTGACAAGGGCACCGTTGATTTAGCCGGTACCAATGGGGAGACCACAACTCAGGGATTTGATTCACTAGGAGCTCGGTGTGCTCAGTACTACAAGGCAGGTGCACGTTTTGCCAAGTGGCGTGCAGTCCTGAAGATTGGTGTGACCGAGCCATCTGAATTGTCCATTCAGCAAAACGCTCAGGGCCTGGCTCGATATGCAATCATTTGTCAGGAAAATGGACTTGTGCCGATTGTGGAACCAGAGATTTTAACTGATGGAAGTCATGACATCAAGAAATGTGCTGCAGCTACTGAAACCGTGCTAGCTGCAGTTTACAAGGCACTCAACGACCAACATGTTCTTCTCGAAGGAACACTCTTGAAGCCCAATATGGTCACACCAGGCTCTGATAGCCCAAAG GTAGCAGCAGAAGTAATTGCTGAATACACAGTGACAGCACTAAGGCGGACCGTGCCTCCAGCAGTGCCAGGAATCGTGTTTCTATCAGGCGGACAAAGTGAGGAAGAGGCGACAGTAAACCTGGATGCCATGAACAAGCTGGAGGTGCTGAAGCCGTGGACGCTCTCGTTCTCATTCGGGCGAGCACTGCAGGCAAGCACACTAAAAACATGGGGAGGGAAGAAGGAGAATGTTGAGAAAGCACAGGCTGGATTCTTAGAAAGGTGCAAGGCTAATTCGGATGCAACTCTCGGAAAATATAGCGGTGGAAGTGCTGGTGGAGTGGCTTCCGAGAGTTTGTACGTTAAGGGCTACAAATACTAG